One Candidatus Nitrososphaera evergladensis SR1 genomic window, GCAAACCTTAAAGCGGCAATAGAGTGCAACCACAAAAAGGGAGTCGACCCAAAGAACCCGGCGGCAAAAAAAGCCGCAGAAAAGTTTGAAGAATCCATTGCAAAGAGGAAGGAGGCGATAGCCGAGCTTGAAAAGCAGGTGACGGCAGCAAACTGGAAGACAGAGATCCAGGAAAAGCGCCTGAAGGAGCGGCTTGCCAAGTTGAAAATGCAATTGAAGCTTCAGCAGGAGACCCGCGACTATAACCTTGGAACTTCTTTGCGCAACTACATCGACCCCCGCGTCATGAGGGCGTGGCTCAACTATGTCGAGCTTGACTGGACCAAGGTGTACACGGCGACCTTGCAGCGCAAGTTCAAGTGGGTAGAAGGATACAAGGAAAAGAATTACGCCAGATTCTATCCCTGAGTGGTGGTCAGAAGACTTATATCATTACTTCATGCTTTTTAAAGCCGGACAATTGTTATAATGAGAGATTCTTGTCCTTGGAGACCACCTATAGGATTTTCCATTCCAAGGATATTCGCGATCATGACGATCGCGGCCATCCTTGCTAGCGCAAGCACGGGCGGAGGAGGAGTAGCCAGTGCGCAAGTGCCGCCATCTTCATCATCACCATCGCCAGCTTATACCCACGACTCGATATTCATGGCGCTTTTTGCAAACGGCGACGCGCTGGTAGAGTACGACATACAGATAGCAAACGCTAATGCCACCACCACCAATCCTCCCGGCAAGATAAAAATCAAGCTTTTTGGCACCAACATAAACGAGCTCATCGTCACCGACCTTGATGACAGGATCCTACCGACCAAGATGCTGACGTCCGGCGAGGTAGAAATAACGCCGGGGAACGCTACGGGAGCTAGGATAAGCTATCTTACACCTGACTTGGTCAACAAGGTAGGGAGGACATGGACGTTTACCCTTCAAGCTCCAATAGAGGTGGCAGTAAAGATGCCCGCAGACAGCGTCCCCATCGACTATGGCGGCAACGTGCCGACGCTCAGCCCCATCGGGAGCCAGACCCTGCTTACATTCAAGGCAGGAACCATCCACTTCAGCTACCTCGTTGGCACGCTTGGAACGGAGGATCAGGCAGACATCACGATCAAGTTTGCCGATGCGGCCATCAAACAGGCAAAGGCAAGCTACCAGGGCATAATGCTTCCAGAGGAAGAAACGCTCCTCGCCAACGCGGTGGCGGCAAAGAACGCCGGCAAGTTTGGAGACGCCATCAAGCTGGCAACGCAGGCAAGTGATCAGGTCCAGCGAGTGATACCCGATTATACGGCGGCGCAATCAGAGATTTCGCGCGCCGGCGCGCAGATATCGCAGGCATCAAGCCAGGGCCGCGATACTTCCCGTGCGACAGCGCTCCTTGACCAGGCCAACTCGGAGTTCTCGCAGGGCAAGTATTCGGAGGCAATTTCTACAGCCACCCAGGCTGTCGCGGCATTAAACGGCGGATCGCCGCAGCAGTTTTCGACAACGCTGCTCATGATAATAGCAGGGGTGGTAGTTGCCGGGGGCGGCGCGGGCGCGTACCTGTTCTTCTTCCGAAAAAGGATGCGCAAGCCGGCGCCAGCCTCCTCTACAACGACAATGTTTCAAGATCCAGATCCCAACGGCTCTGGCGCGCAGTCCGCGCTGGAGCCGCAGCAGCAAGAAGAAGAGGGGGAGGAGGGAAGAGAAGAGCCGGAAGAAACCGATGCTATTTCAACGCAGGCAAACGCGCCCCCGTTCGAGTCTGCAAGGGCACTTGCAGGCATACCCGAGTCGCAGACAGACACCGGCCTGCTTGCAAGAATAGTCTCAAAGATAATCGAAGAAAAGCCTCACCTGAGGCCCGAAGACCGCGACGTGCTTGGGTTCCTTGCTGAAAAGGAAGGCGCGGCATTTGAGAGCGAAGTGCGCACAAGGTTCAGCCTGCCCAAGACGACCGTCTGGAGGCTGGTAAAGCGGCTAGAACGCGAGGAGCTTGTCGAGATAAGAAAGGCAGGCGGCCAGAACCTCATAAAGCTCAGGTTTGAGGGAAGGCAGGCATAGTAATGGTGCGTATAGATATATACATCATTATCGCGCGTTTTTCAAAAAATTTCCACGCCACGCTTAAATAAAACAGGGCAGACAACTACCTATGAGTTCAGGCCCCGACATCACGTCGCTTCTTTCCCTGCCCATAGAGAATTTCATCAACATGAACGTCGTCATAATGGAAGGCGACAGGTACGTGGACCAGGCCCTTGAAAAGATGAAGGAAAGGGGAGTGCGAAGCGTCCTCGTTTCCCACCAGGGCGAGGTCGTCGGCATCGTCAGCAAGACAGACATTCTGTTCAAGGTCATGTCGCAGGGCAGAAACCCCGGCAAGGTAAAACTGCGAGAGATAATGACAAGCCCGGTGCTTGCAGTGGGCCCGCACAGCACGGTGCAAGAGACGCTTGCCATGATGGACAAGCACGTCGTCCGGCAGTTGATAGTCACGGCACAGTCGGCGGTGCTTGGCATGGTATACCGCGACGACATTTTTGAGCGCATACACCTGTCTACAATGTCAACCGCTGATGCGGCATTGAAGGGGACGCCGGTGTGCATCATAAACCCAAAGGCCATTGCGTACATCAAGGACCTGAGCGCCGCGGCAGTCGTGTGCCCGTACTGCGAATTGCCTTTTGACTCTAAAGACGCGCTGTCAAAGCACATCGACAGGCTGCATACTGGCTCTGGAGTGCTTGAAGGCGACGTCCGCAGAACGTTTGAATAGTTAATATAAGCAGGGCGAAAAACCCAGAACCGCAGTACGCTTTTGTGCTGAGCGCGCGTGCCGGGGTAGCTCAGCTTGGTTAGAGCGTACGACTCATAATCGTAAGGTCGCGGGCTCAAATCCCGCCTCCGGCACTACTACCTATATTCTTTAAAAAGGACATTGTTACTGATGAGTCATAACATATTATTTTTAGACCAGAGATATCGACAATCATTTAAGAACGATCAAAGATACTTACCCATGGAAGGCACGAAAAAAAGGATTACCGTTCTTTTATCGTCGACCATTCTTGCAGCAGGACTTGTTGTTGTTGTTGCAATAGGCTCGGGATTCTCTGGCGCACTAGCTACTACTATGACAGCAACTCCCTCGGCTCCACCGGTAAACTTGAAGACCGATAACGAATCGGTAGACATCACTGTAGACTGGTCCCCACAAGAAATACAGCAGGGAAGTGCTACCGAATTTAGCATCAACTTTCAGGATCCTTCTTCAGGCGCGTCATTAGAGCATGTTAATTATAACCTCGAAGTAAAGGACGCGGACGGCAATACGGTTGAATCGCTAACGGATCTTCATTCACACACAGGAAAAGACACCCAAACGGTAACGTTTGACAATTCAGGCGATTTTCAGCTCGCGATAACAGTGATCGGAACCGGGTTGACCATGCCGTTTGACACGAGCAAAAGCGGCACTGCAGAGACACCCATAACAGTAGCAGCAGGCACATCTTAATTTTTTGTTGTTCCCGCCTACTGCATGTATCTATATCTGGCCACTACTGACTAGGCGGCATCAATAGTTCTAACGAGATACACGGAGATGCGATAAAGAGAAAAGAATCGCATTTGTCTTTGCGAGGTCTCACAGGCTAAGTAATTCTGCTTCCGGCACTTTTTTGCAAGGATTATATACGGTGCATAAAAAGTAGTCAGCCAGTGCCGTCGTAGCTCAGCCTGGGAGAGCACTCCGCTGAAGACGGAGCCGTCGTGAGCTCAAATCTCACCGACGGCACTCTTTTACTCATTCTTCTTGGTAATGTCCTTGACGAGCCTGGCAACATTATCCACGATCTTGCCCGATGCTGCAAGGTGGTTCTCTGCCTGAAATATTGCAGCTATTTCTTTTCTTGAAAGGTGCTTGCCGATGCTCTCGTCTTTTGACACTGCGTCAAGGAACTGCTCGCCCGACTCTATTGCCGCAAAGGCCACGCGCTGGATGTCCCGGTACGCATCAAAGCGCGCAACGCCCTTTTTCACGAGCGCTTCAAGGACAAACTCGGCGTAGATCTGCCCTTTTGTCATGTCAAGGTTTGCGACCACGCGCTCCTTGTTCACCTTTAGTTCTGCCACCACCTTGGCCGTCGCGTTCAGCATCTCGTCAAGCAGGATGGCGGCCATCGGGAGCGTGAAGCGCTCGTTTGCCGAGTTGGACAGGTCGCGCTCGTGCCAGAGCGGTATGTTGTCCATCGACACAGAGACAAGCGACTTTAGCATCCTTGCAAGGGAAGATACGCGCTCGCTCTTTATCGGGTTGCGCTTGACGGGAACTGCGCTGGAGCCCATCTGGCCCTTTTTGAAAGGCTCGGCAACCTCGGCAATTTCTGTGCGCTGCAGGTTGCGTATCTCTATTGCCATCTTGTCAAGCGTCGACCCAATGAGGGCCATCAGAAACTGCATCTCCGAATAGCGCTCCCTTGGGATCACCTGCGTCGCGGCGTCTACCGGCCAGAGGCCAAGGTCGCCTGCAACCAGCCTCTCCACTTCAAGGGCCCGGTCTCCCATCAGCGACCCGGTGCCAACGACGCCGCGGGTCTTGCAGAGGAGAAAGCGCTTTTTGCCCTCCTCGATGCGCTCTATGTGGCGCGCCATCTCTGACGCCCACACTGCAAATTTCAGCCCAAACGAGATGATGCTTGCGTGCTGGCCGTGCGTGCGCCCCACTGCCGGCACGTCGCGGAACTCGACTGCCCTGTCTGCAAGCGACTGAGCAAGTTTTGCCACCTTGCCCTCGATGATTGAAAACGCATCGCGCATCTGCATGCACGTTGACGTGTCAACGACATCGTTGCTGGTAAGCCCATAGTGCACCCACGGCCTGGCGCTTGCCGGAACCTGTTCGCTTATCGCTTCCACCATGGCCGCAGTGTCGTGCTCGCTTTTTGCCTCCAGTTCTGCAACGCGCTCAAGCGTGATTTTGCCGGATTTTGCGGCCCTGCCAATCTCTTTTGCCGCATCTTCGGGCACCATCTTTATCCTGGCCTGAACCTGGGCGACTGCAGCTTCAAAGTCCAGCTGGTACTGGAGGCGCTGCTCGTCGCTGAAAATTGCACGCATCTCCTTGCTACCGTAGCGTCCCGAGTCTATGGGCAGTATTGGCACAAAAGAGGGGCATGCGGCGCTGAAAATAAATCTTGCACCGGGGCTTGAGGCGTGACTACAAGTCATTAATACTTGCCAGCGCATACGAAAGGATGGGTGGAAAAATGCCAGTAGTAATGATCATGACGTGGGAAGGGGTAAAGAAGGAAGATTACGAGGCCCTCAGAAAAACAGTCAACTGGGAAGGAAACGTCCCGCAGGGAGCCATGTTTCACGTCTCTGCTTTTGACGGCAAGGGCATCAGGGTCACGGACGTGTGGGAAAACGAGCAGGACTTTAAGAAATTCGTAGACAGCAGGCTGATGCCAGAGGCAAAAAAGATGGGCCTAAAGAGCGAACCCAAGGTCGAGATCCTACCAGTACACGCGGTGTTTGCACCAGCGTACAAGCGTGCAGCAACATAGAAGCGCTTATAATAACTCCGGCAGCAATTTTGTAGCAGATTGCCAGAAATTGCTACAAGGACTGGCCTCAAGGTCAGAAAGGTCAGCGAAAAGGAATTCCGCATTGACCCGGATTCCGGACGCGGCATGAAGGTGCCGGTCAGCATTTACGCTAACGATTCGCTCATTGCCAAGATGGTGACCGACAGGACCATCGACCAGGCGGCAAACGTCGCCACCCTGCCAGGCGTAAGAAAGCACGTCGTTGTGTTGCCGGACGGCCACGAAGGCTATGGCTTTCCGGTGGGAGGCGTGGCCGCAACCGACGTCGAAGATGGCGTTATCAGCCCCGGAGGCGTGGGCTATGACATCAACTGCGGCGTGAGGCTCTTGCGCACAAGCCTCACGGAAAACGACGTGAGGCCGCGCCTGAAGGACCTCGTAAACGACCTGTTCAAGTCCATTCCTTCCGGCGTTGGAAGCGAAGGCGCCGTGAGGCTGACAAAGTCAGAACTGGACGAGCTCCTAGTTGAAGGGGTCGGCTGGGCGGTGAGGCACGGCTATGGCACAAGCCACGACGCCGAAGTGTGCGAGGAATCCGGCACGATGAAGGGCGCCGACCCCGGAAGCGTGTCTGACACTGCAAGAAAGAGGGGCGCGCCACAGCTTGGCTCGCTTGGCTCTGGCAACCATTTCCTGGAACTGCAAAAGGTTGACAGGATCTTTGACGAGCGCGCCGCAAAGGCGATGGGCATCGAAAAGCAAGGGCAGCTGACGGTGCTGGTGCACTGCGGCTCCCGGGGCTTTGGCCACCAGATCTGCACCGACTATTTGCGCGTGTCCGAGTCTGCGCTGCGCAAGTACAACATCTCGCTTCCAGACAGGGAGCTTGCGTGCGTGCCAAACAACTCCAAAGAGGGCGAAAGTTATAGAAAGGCAATGTTCTCTGCCCTCAACTTTGCATGGGCCAACCGCCAGATGATAACCCACTGGACCAGAAAGACGTTTGAGAGATTTTTCGGCATGTCAGAGGACGGATTAAAGATGGACCTTGTGTACGACGTGTCTCACAACATCGCAAAAGTAGAGCGCCACAGGATTGACGGCGAGGGTACCCGCGAGGTAGTCGTGCACCGCAAGGGCGCAACGAGGGCGTTTCCGTCTGGCATGGAGCAGGTTCCGGATAAGTACCGCGCGCTTGGGCAGCCGGTGATAATACCGGGCTCGATGGGGACTGCCAGCTGGATACTGCTTGGAGGCAAGAACTCGCTTGACCTCAGCTTTGGCTCGACTGCGCACGGCGCAGGCAGGACCATGTCAAGGTCTGCCGCAAAGCGCAGCTACACGCCAGAAGGCGTCCGGGGTAACCTGGAGTCAAAGGGCATCTACCTCAAGGCGCTTACAAAGGACGGCATGGTGGAGGAGACGCCAGAGGCGTACAAGGACGTCGACGCAGTTGCAGACGTGTCAGACGCCCTTGGCATCGCGACAAAGGTAGTAAGGCTTGTGCCCATCGGGGTGATAAAGGGTTGAGCGGCAGCGGCGACAACGACCCGGACATCGAAATCATAAAGGCGCGCAAGATGAAGGAGATGCGCGAAAAGGCCGCGGCCTTTGAAAAGGCAAAGAACGCGCCAATAGCAGAAGAAAAAAAGAAAATGAAGACGCCAAGGGAAATAGTATTTTCATATCTTTATGACAGGGGTGACGAAGTGCTAAATGCCGCCTATGCGCAGTTCCCGGCGCAGACAGAAGCCATCGTGGTAAAAATATCAGAGCTGATACTTGCCGGAGAGCTCCAATCCCGGATTTCCGGAGGAGAACTGCTGTCGTTGTTCAGGTCGGTCGGCCTGCGAGTCAGAATTGACACTTCAATAAAAGTGGAAAAGGACGGCAAATTGATATCGTTTTCAGACAGGCTGAAGCAGGATAATGAGTGATAATAATAATCCCCTTGGCACGTTCATCCTTGATTTTCAGACCACCACGTTTGAGCCTGACGCCAAGATAGCAAACGACGTGCTTTCTGGACTGCAGGCGCGCTGCGAGCTGGAAAACCAGTACGCGATAGACCCGCCGATGGAGCGCGCCGGCTGGTCGTTTGCCAAGGTTTTCATGTCCGGGCAGTTTGTCGAAAAAATCCGCGACAGGCACGGCTACGAGATTGAAAGGTCAAAGGGAAGAAAGTTTGACGACCGGTTCGTCGCGTGGCTCGCAAGCGAGTTGAAAAAACGTGGCTGCGGGGCGAACATAAAACTCGCCCCTGAAATGAAAGGGCTCTAGACCCTTCTGCCCCTTCTTCCACCGGGCTTTCTCGTCGTGTCGTGCGGGATTGGAGTCACGTCGTCAATCCTGCCGATGCGAAATCCAGCCCTTGCAAGGGCCCTGATTGCTGCCTGTGCGCCCGGGCCGGGTATCCTTGGGCCGACGCCGCCAACCGCCCTTACGCGGATGTGCAGCGCGTTGATGCCCTTGCCCTTTGCAACTTCTGCAGCTGCGACTGCTGACTTCATGGCTGCGTACGGCGACGACTCGTACCTGTCGGCGGTAACGTGGCGTCCGCCAGAGCTGAATGAAATGGTTTCACTGCCGCTCAGGTCGGTGATATGCACAAGAGTGTTATTGTAACTGCTAAAGATGTGGGCTACTCCCCACCTTGTCTGCGTAACTTCGTCTTGCTCAGACATACTGGTAGATAGTTTCGTCTTTTTAGAGGGTTAAAAATGTTGTCAGCGTCGTCCCTTCTACAGCCGGCCCACTTTCAGATAGATGGGCCAGACCACCTTCCTCTTGGCGTGCTCCTTTCCCCATGCCGCTTCTAGTTCAGGATATATCATTTCCAGGGGGTCTGACTTGTTTTCCTCGATGTATTTTTGCGTGCCTGACCAGCTATACAGGTAGCCTATCAGGTTATGTATGTCCCATTCAAGCTCTATTTGGAAATTCGGTGCCTTTATCTGTGGGAACGGAAAGGGTATGTCTTTGTACCTGTTTTCCACGTACCGGACCTCTGCCGGCCAGTACCGGCCTAGTACGTCCCTGTAGAATGTCTGCGTTATCCTGTCCACCTCAGGGCTGACAGAGTGCAGCCCGTACGCCCACGCGGCGATTACTGTGCCCTTTTTTGCGACCCGCCTGACCTCCCGGTAAAAGTCGTCAAAGCGGAACCAGTGGAGCGCGACTGCGACCGTAATCAGGTCAACGCTTGCATCCGCAAGGTCTGGCTTTTCAGCAGGAAACACTGCAAAGCGGACGTTTGGGCCTGCCCGCGCGTTTTCAATCTGTTTCTTGCTTGCGTCGCTTGCAACCACGCTATCAAAGTATCCTGCAAGGAATGCGGCAGCCTGCCCATTGCCTGTCGCGCAGTCCCACGCCAGCTCCCTGTGCTCTACAAGCCCTGCAAGGAATTCAAAGAGAGCCTTTGGATACGTGGGCCTTGATGCGGCATACTCTTTGGACTGCCTGGAGAACAGATCCTTAAAATCGACCAAAGATAGTGCGCGTATACATTTGGCAGGACCGGCTAATTAACCGGTCGCCGCAGGCTTTTTGCCGAGCTTGGCCTTGTCAAAGATAAAGAACCTGTTGTACCACCACAGCCCTGCCGCCATGGCAAGGTAGGCAATGACATAGAACGCGTTTATCATGAACAGGTCGCCGTCAAAGTTCTGCACCTGCGCAATTCCAAGCAGGGTGTCGGCCACTCCAAGGGCCATCCACCCGATAAAGATCCACGGGATCGAAGTAAGGTATCCCTTGCCCGAATTGAGGACGATGAGTATCGCTGGCATGAAAAGCGCGGTGTCAAGGAGCGGGTAGGCTATGCTTATGGCGATGGCAAGCTCGGCTCCTTCGCCCTGCAACTCTGACACGCCGGCAAGCTCTGTTATGCATAGCCCCACGAATACCGACATGCCTGCTATCACTGCCGCCACTTTGTATTTTCCAACGCCCCGGCCGTAGAACCGGGCCATGCTAAAGAGGTGGAACCCTATTGGGCCGTAGGCTGACAGCCACAGCGCGTCGGCGATGGACGGAAACGGCCTTTCTATCTGCAGGACAAGTTCGTAGTATCCCCACGTAGATTCTGCCGCGACCCACAGCACAAGCCCTGCGGCAAGCGCGAGGTACGCCCTGCCAAAAATCCCGGTAACGTTCTGCCTTGCCACTACGATTATAGAAATTACTGCCGCGGCTCCTACCGTCAGTATCCTTGAAAGGTCGCTTGTGACAACTATGGCATCTGACTGCGACGTGGCAAGGACTATTATGTTGATGGCTATAATCGCGCCAACCAGCGCAACCACTAGGTTCTTGCGGCCGCGCTTGATTTCCGTTATCTCTTTTCTTATCTCTTCCAACTAATTCATTCCTCCTCCCTCTTTTCCTTCCGCTGCCGCAGCCACTCCCCCTCCTTCTGCGCCGAGCCACCTGCTTATCTTGTCAAAGCTCTTCTTTGACTTTTCGAGGTCCTTTGCGCCATGGTTCTTTTCCAGGTCCGCCCAGGTCATGTCCAGTATCATGTCGGCGTGAGGCCCCACTATTTCCCGCAGGTTTGAATAGAGCGAGTCGATGTCAACCGTCCGCGGGTTAGAGAACACGCCCCGGCCGTCCATGTGCCACATTATCGTCTGGTAT contains:
- a CDS encoding class I SAM-dependent methyltransferase, coding for MVDFKDLFSRQSKEYAASRPTYPKALFEFLAGLVEHRELAWDCATGNGQAAAFLAGYFDSVVASDASKKQIENARAGPNVRFAVFPAEKPDLADASVDLITVAVALHWFRFDDFYREVRRVAKKGTVIAAWAYGLHSVSPEVDRITQTFYRDVLGRYWPAEVRYVENRYKDIPFPFPQIKAPNFQIELEWDIHNLIGYLYSWSGTQKYIEENKSDPLEMIYPELEAAWGKEHAKRKVVWPIYLKVGRL
- a CDS encoding RtcB family protein, with amino-acid sequence MKVPVSIYANDSLIAKMVTDRTIDQAANVATLPGVRKHVVVLPDGHEGYGFPVGGVAATDVEDGVISPGGVGYDINCGVRLLRTSLTENDVRPRLKDLVNDLFKSIPSGVGSEGAVRLTKSELDELLVEGVGWAVRHGYGTSHDAEVCEESGTMKGADPGSVSDTARKRGAPQLGSLGSGNHFLELQKVDRIFDERAAKAMGIEKQGQLTVLVHCGSRGFGHQICTDYLRVSESALRKYNISLPDRELACVPNNSKEGESYRKAMFSALNFAWANRQMITHWTRKTFERFFGMSEDGLKMDLVYDVSHNIAKVERHRIDGEGTREVVVHRKGATRAFPSGMEQVPDKYRALGQPVIIPGSMGTASWILLGGKNSLDLSFGSTAHGAGRTMSRSAAKRSYTPEGVRGNLESKGIYLKALTKDGMVEETPEAYKDVDAVADVSDALGIATKVVRLVPIGVIKG
- the purB gene encoding adenylosuccinate lyase, translating into MPILPIDSGRYGSKEMRAIFSDEQRLQYQLDFEAAVAQVQARIKMVPEDAAKEIGRAAKSGKITLERVAELEAKSEHDTAAMVEAISEQVPASARPWVHYGLTSNDVVDTSTCMQMRDAFSIIEGKVAKLAQSLADRAVEFRDVPAVGRTHGQHASIISFGLKFAVWASEMARHIERIEEGKKRFLLCKTRGVVGTGSLMGDRALEVERLVAGDLGLWPVDAATQVIPRERYSEMQFLMALIGSTLDKMAIEIRNLQRTEIAEVAEPFKKGQMGSSAVPVKRNPIKSERVSSLARMLKSLVSVSMDNIPLWHERDLSNSANERFTLPMAAILLDEMLNATAKVVAELKVNKERVVANLDMTKGQIYAEFVLEALVKKGVARFDAYRDIQRVAFAAIESGEQFLDAVSKDESIGKHLSRKEIAAIFQAENHLAASGKIVDNVARLVKDITKKNE
- a CDS encoding DNA-binding protein, with protein sequence MSGSGDNDPDIEIIKARKMKEMREKAAAFEKAKNAPIAEEKKKMKTPREIVFSYLYDRGDEVLNAAYAQFPAQTEAIVVKISELILAGELQSRISGGELLSLFRSVGLRVRIDTSIKVEKDGKLISFSDRLKQDNE
- a CDS encoding helix-turn-helix transcriptional regulator, which codes for MTIAAILASASTGGGGVASAQVPPSSSSPSPAYTHDSIFMALFANGDALVEYDIQIANANATTTNPPGKIKIKLFGTNINELIVTDLDDRILPTKMLTSGEVEITPGNATGARISYLTPDLVNKVGRTWTFTLQAPIEVAVKMPADSVPIDYGGNVPTLSPIGSQTLLTFKAGTIHFSYLVGTLGTEDQADITIKFADAAIKQAKASYQGIMLPEEETLLANAVAAKNAGKFGDAIKLATQASDQVQRVIPDYTAAQSEISRAGAQISQASSQGRDTSRATALLDQANSEFSQGKYSEAISTATQAVAALNGGSPQQFSTTLLMIIAGVVVAGGGAGAYLFFFRKRMRKPAPASSTTTMFQDPDPNGSGAQSALEPQQQEEEGEEGREEPEETDAISTQANAPPFESARALAGIPESQTDTGLLARIVSKIIEEKPHLRPEDRDVLGFLAEKEGAAFESEVRTRFSLPKTTVWRLVKRLEREELVEIRKAGGQNLIKLRFEGRQA
- a CDS encoding 30S ribosomal protein S11 yields the protein MSEQDEVTQTRWGVAHIFSSYNNTLVHITDLSGSETISFSSGGRHVTADRYESSPYAAMKSAVAAAEVAKGKGINALHIRVRAVGGVGPRIPGPGAQAAIRALARAGFRIGRIDDVTPIPHDTTRKPGGRRGRRV
- a CDS encoding CBS domain-containing protein; amino-acid sequence: MSSGPDITSLLSLPIENFINMNVVIMEGDRYVDQALEKMKERGVRSVLVSHQGEVVGIVSKTDILFKVMSQGRNPGKVKLREIMTSPVLAVGPHSTVQETLAMMDKHVVRQLIVTAQSAVLGMVYRDDIFERIHLSTMSTADAALKGTPVCIINPKAIAYIKDLSAAAVVCPYCELPFDSKDALSKHIDRLHTGSGVLEGDVRRTFE